The Phoenix dactylifera cultivar Barhee BC4 chromosome 9, palm_55x_up_171113_PBpolish2nd_filt_p, whole genome shotgun sequence genome window below encodes:
- the LOC103716135 gene encoding probable calcium-binding protein CML41: MHLPLFNSQVTSAHLLCHLVMPNSSPNSAHCSINVHTQASDSICTKKLKTLHLYHLIFLLQPSMATSSSFSKPSKWFYGNIFKLTLHRRRRSKPSLPTPPMSPHSSTSHQADDFYEAFHRFDANGDGKISIDELRSFFASAGEDMTLEEAERAIRGLDSDGDGLMDYGDFARLMERDGSGGEEDLRKAFEMFEVGTGSGCITPEGLQRVLSRLGDVMSNEECAAMIRAYDLDGNGVLDYHEFHCMMT; the protein is encoded by the coding sequence ATGCACCTTCCTCTCTTTAATTCCCAGGTAACCTCCGCGCACCTTCTTTGCCATCTCGTCATGCCTAACTCATCTCCTAATTCAGCCCACTGCTCTATAAATGTACACACTCAAGCATCCGATTCTATATGTAcaaaaaaactaaaaacccTTCATCTCTACCATCtcattttccttcttcaaccaaGCATGGCTACAAGCTCTAGTTTCTCTAAGCCATCCAAATGGTTCTATGGCAACATCTTCAAGCTAACCCTCCACCGCCGTCGCCGCTCTAAGCCTAGCTTGCCAACCCCTCCTATGTCTCCTCATAGCTCTACTAGTCACCAGGCCGATGACTTTTATGAAGCGTTCCACCGCTTTGATGCAAATGGCGATGGCAAGATATCGATCGACGAGCTGAGGTCCTTCTTTGCATCAGCTGGGGAGGACATGACGTTGGAAGAGGCTGAGAGGGCCATTAGGGGCCTCGACTCGGATGGCGATGGCCTGATGGACTATGGGGATTTTGCGAGGCTGATGGAAAGGGATGGCAGTGGAGGAGAGGAGGATTTGAGAAAGGCGTTTGAGATGTTTGAGGTGGGGACGGGGTCAGGGTGCATCACACCTGAGGGGCTGCAGAGGGTGTTGAGCCGTTTAGGGGACGTGATGTCTAACGAGGAGTGTGCGGCCATGATAAGGGCTTATGATCTGGATGGGAATGGTGTGCTCGACTACCATGAGTTCCATTGCATGATGACTTAG
- the LOC103716159 gene encoding probable calcium-binding protein CML41 translates to MDATNSSHSKPSKWLSKKAFKLSLHRLHRTNSGLSTPPPSPHPGWAKGFHDAFRHFDVDDDGKISSDELTAFLAWAGEDVNPDEAKRVIEDFDSDGDGLMDYYDFVRLMERDNDGGDEDLRKAFEMFELEKGSGCITPKGLQRVLSRLGDVRSSEECAGMIKAYDLDGNGVLDYHEFHRMMT, encoded by the coding sequence ATGGATGCTACTAATTCGAGCCATTCCAAACCATCCAAATGGCTCTCCAAGAAGGCCTTCAAGCTGAGCCTCCATCGCCTCCACCGCACCAACTCCGGCCTGTCGACACCTCCACCATCCCCCCATCCTGGTTGGGCCAAGGGGTTCCATGATGCATTCCGACACTTCGACGTAGACGATGATGGTAAAATATCAAGTGACGAGCTAACCGCCTTCCTTGCATGGGCCGGGGAGGATGTGAACCCTGACGAGGCCAAGCGGGTGATCGAAGATTTCGACTCGGATGGCGATGGGCTAATGGACTATTATGACTTTGTTAGGCTAATGGAGAGAGATAATGATGGAGGGGATGAGGATTTGAGGAAGGCATTTGAGATGTTTGAGTTGGAGAAGGGGTCAGGGTGCATTACACCCAAAGGACTGCAGAGGGTGCTGAGCCGTTTAGGGGACGTGAGGTCTAGTGAGGAGTGTGCCGGTATGATAAAGGCTTATGATCTTGATGGGAATGGGGTCCTCGATTACCATGAGTTCCATCGCATGATGACTTGA